The sequence GGCAACGTGGCCGGATCCGTCAGCAAGGGGGACCCGGTGATCGTCCACGGCGCCCTGACGACGCACACCTGGGAGTCGGACAGCGGCCCCCGCAGCAAGCCGCGCATCAAGGCCTTCGCCGTGGGCCCCAACCTGGCGCGCGGATCGGCGGTCTTCAGGCGCGCCCAGCCACCCCGCATCGCCGGGTCGGCCGGAACCGGACCCGCCTCGGCAGAGGGTCAGGTCGACGAGCAGTTCCCCGGGCCCGGCTTCGACCGGTCCACGGGCGAGCTGTACGAGACCGCGACCAGCGTCGTCGACCAGGAGTCCGAGGAGGCCGAGGGCGCGCTCGTCGGCCGCTAGGACCGGCGGGCGAGGGGGCGGGCCGGCACGCCGCCGGCCCGCCCCGTCGCTCCGGGTCGGTCAGTGGCCGCAGCCGTCCTCGAGCTCGCCCTCCCAGGCCTCGCGGCCCTCCATGACGGCGAAGACGGCGATGACGAACCCGGCGACCGGATCCAGCCAGGTCCAGCCGACCAGGGAGTAGAGGCCCAGCCCGACCAGGGTGGAGACGCTGAGGAGCACGCAGATCCGGGTCTCGGCCGCGTCGGCCAGGATCAGCGGGTCGCCGCCGAGCTGCTCGCCGACCCGGCGCTTGGCCCGGGCCAGGAGCGGCATGACGACGACGGAGGTGGCCAGCAGGACCAGCGCGACGGTGGAGGTGTCGGGCGTCTCGCCGCTCACGAGGCTCCGGATGCCCTCGACCGTCACGTAGCCGGCCAGCACGAAGAAGGTGAGCGCGACCGCCCGGAGCGCGCGCCGCTCCTTGGCCTCGTCGGCGTGGCCGTGGCGCAGGCGGGCGGCCAGGCGCAGGCCGACGAGGACGGCGGACGCCGATTCGATGCCGGAGTCGACGCCGAAGCCCACCATCGACACCAAACCGGCGAGCAGTCCCACGGTCACGGCGACGGCGCCCTCGACGACGTTGTAGGCGACCGTGAACCAGGCGAGCCGGAGACCTCGGCGGGTCAGCCGCTCCGTCTCGGCCGCCGTCAGGGTGTCGGCGGCGTTCACGAGCGGAGGCCGGTCTCGAAGAGCTTCGGCGTCGTCACGAGGCGATGCTAGGGCTGGACCAGAGATCCAGCGGTCCGTGGGCGTGCGGACCGGGAATCGGGGATGCCGAGCCAGGCGTTGCACCAATCGATTCATGGCAGGACGGGCCCGAACGGCCGGCCGCGGAACGTCTGCGCCCCCCGCAGAGCGGACGTCCGCCGTTCCCGCCCCCGGTAGGCTCGCCAGGCGGGATTACCCGCGAGACGACGGAAGGCTCCGAAGCCCAGTGGCTCAGTACATCTACACGATGGTCCGTGCGCGCAAGGCGCACGGCGACAAGGTGATCCTCGACGACGTCACCCTGTCGTTCCTGCCCGGCGCCAAGATCGGCGTCGTCGGACCCAACGGTGCCGGCAAGTCCACCGTGCTCCAGATCATGGCCGGCATGCAGCAGCCCTCCAACGGCGACGCGACGCTCGCCCCCGACGCCTCGGTCGGGATCCTGCTGCAGGAACCGCCGCTCAACGAGAACCTGGACGTCCGCGGCAACGTGGAGGAGGCGGTGAAGCCCCTCCGGGACGCGCTCACCCGCTTCGAGGAGGTCAGCGCGGCGATGGGCGAGCCCGACGCCGACTTCGACGCGCTGATGGCCGAGCAGGGCGATCTCATGGAGGTCATCGAGAACGCCGACGGCTGGGAGCTCGACGCCCGTATCGAGCAGGCGATGGACGCGCTCCGCTGCCCGCCGGGCGACGCCGACGTCACCGTGCTCTCCGGTGGTGAGCGCCGCCGGGTCGCGCTGTGCAAGTTGCTGCTCGAGGCGCCCGACCTGCTGCTCCTCGACGAGCCCACCAACCACCTGGACGCCGAGAGCGTGGCGTGGCTGGAGCAGCACCTCGAGAAGTACGCCGGCACCGTCGTCGCCGTCACCCACGACCGGTACTTCCTGGACAATGTGGCGCAGTGGATCCTCGAGCTCGACCGCGGTCGTGCCTACCCCTACGAGGGCAACTACTCCACCTACCTGGAGACGAAGGCCGCCCGACTGCAGGTCGAGGGCGCCAAGGACGCCAAGCGCGCCAAGCGGCTGAAGGACGAGCTCGAGTGGGTGCGCTCCGGCGCCAAGGCCCGCCAGGCCAAGAGCAAGGCCCGTCTGGCCCGGTACGAGGAGATGGCCGCGGAGGCGGACAAGTTCCGCAAGCTGGACTTCGAGGAGATCCAGATCCCGCCGGGCCCACGACTGGGCAGCGTCGTCGTCGAGACGAACAAGCTGACCAAGGGGTTCGGCGACCGGGTGCTGATCGACGACCTGTCGTTCACGCTTCCGCGCAACGGCATCGTCGGCGTCGTCGGCCCGAACGGCGTCGGCAAGACCACGCTGTTCAAGATGCTGGTCGGTGAGGAGAAGCCCGACGACGGCGAGATCAAGGTCGGCGAGACGGTCAAGCTCTCCTACGTCGAGCAGAACCGCAGCGGCATCGACCCGAAGAAGACGCTGTGGGAGGTCGTGTCCGACGGCCTGGACCACATCAAGGTCGGCAACGTCGAGATGCCCTCGCGCGCCTACATCGCCGCCTTCGGGTTCAAGGGCCCGGACCAGCAGAAGCCGGCCGGCGTGCTCTCCGGTGGTGAGCGCAACCGCCTCAACCTGGCCTTGACCCTCAAGCAGGGCGGCAACCTGCTGCTGCTCGACGAGCCGACGAACGACCTGGACACCGAGACGCTGACCAGCCTCGAGAGCGCCCTGCTGGAGTTCCCCGGTTGCGCCGTCGTCGTCAGCCACGACCGGTGGTTCCTCGACCGGGTTGCGACGCACATCCTGGCGTACGAGGGCGACTCGAGGTGGTTCTGGTTCGAGGGCAACTTCGCCGACTACGAGAAGAACAAGGTCGAGCGGCTCGGTGCGGATGCGGGCCGTCCGCACCGCGCGACCTACCGGAAGCTCAGCCGCGACTGACGCAGGACCTCGGTAGTCACGACCGACGGCCGGCCGGAGCACCCGCTCTGCGCCGGCCGTCGGCGTCTGGACCCGGGCGCGGGGATGGCGCCACCTCGGTCGAGCGATCCCTGATCGCCCCGGCGCGGGGCCCCGGCTCGCCGCACTCGCGTCCTGCACCCGCGCGACCGCGACAGTTCCCGCATGCGCATGGACGTGATGGCTCTGGCCCGCACGGACCGCGAGGACCTGCGTGACCTGCTGGCCGACCTCACCCCCGAGCAGTGGCGCGCCCCGTCGCTCTGCGCGGGCTGGTGCCAGGGCTCCGCACGGCCCTGTTCGCGCCGACGCTCCTCGGGGTGCTGCGCGTACGAGGGGTCCGGCTGGTGGCCACCGACATCGACTGGACGTTCGGGCGCGGCCCGGAGGTCCGGGGGGACGGCGGAGGCAATCGCGATGACCGTGGCCGGACGCCGGGGCGTCGTCGCGGAGCTGCCCGGGCCCGGGCAGGCGCGCCTCGCCCGGCGACTCGACGGCTGAGGTCGCGGTCGTCCGGTCCCGCGCGGCACCGCTCCGGGGACATGCGGCAGGGTGACGGGTGTGAGGCACACCGTGCACGTCCCCATGCGCTGGTCGGACATGGACGCCTACCAGCACATCAACAACGTCGCGTTCCTCGGCTACTTCGAGATGGCGCGGGTCAACCTGTTCTTCGAGCAGCCCACGCACGACGAGCGCACCGGGATGCGCCGCGGCCTGGTCGTCGCCTCCCACGAAATCGTCTACAAGCGCTCGGTGGTCTACGACGCCGACCCGCTGGAGGTCCAGCTCTGGGTCTCCGGCATCCGCGCCGCCGCCTTCACCTGCCACTACGAGCTCTTCGACCACGGGAAGCTCGCCGTCACCGGCAGCACGCTGC is a genomic window of Blastococcus sp. HT6-30 containing:
- a CDS encoding thioesterase family protein, translating into MRHTVHVPMRWSDMDAYQHINNVAFLGYFEMARVNLFFEQPTHDERTGMRRGLVVASHEIVYKRSVVYDADPLEVQLWVSGIRAAAFTCHYELFDHGKLAVTGSTLLVPFDFALERPRRLTAEEKEFLARWADEPG
- the ettA gene encoding energy-dependent translational throttle protein EttA; amino-acid sequence: MAQYIYTMVRARKAHGDKVILDDVTLSFLPGAKIGVVGPNGAGKSTVLQIMAGMQQPSNGDATLAPDASVGILLQEPPLNENLDVRGNVEEAVKPLRDALTRFEEVSAAMGEPDADFDALMAEQGDLMEVIENADGWELDARIEQAMDALRCPPGDADVTVLSGGERRRVALCKLLLEAPDLLLLDEPTNHLDAESVAWLEQHLEKYAGTVVAVTHDRYFLDNVAQWILELDRGRAYPYEGNYSTYLETKAARLQVEGAKDAKRAKRLKDELEWVRSGAKARQAKSKARLARYEEMAAEADKFRKLDFEEIQIPPGPRLGSVVVETNKLTKGFGDRVLIDDLSFTLPRNGIVGVVGPNGVGKTTLFKMLVGEEKPDDGEIKVGETVKLSYVEQNRSGIDPKKTLWEVVSDGLDHIKVGNVEMPSRAYIAAFGFKGPDQQKPAGVLSGGERNRLNLALTLKQGGNLLLLDEPTNDLDTETLTSLESALLEFPGCAVVVSHDRWFLDRVATHILAYEGDSRWFWFEGNFADYEKNKVERLGADAGRPHRATYRKLSRD
- a CDS encoding cation transporter, whose product is MNAADTLTAAETERLTRRGLRLAWFTVAYNVVEGAVAVTVGLLAGLVSMVGFGVDSGIESASAVLVGLRLAARLRHGHADEAKERRALRAVALTFFVLAGYVTVEGIRSLVSGETPDTSTVALVLLATSVVVMPLLARAKRRVGEQLGGDPLILADAAETRICVLLSVSTLVGLGLYSLVGWTWLDPVAGFVIAVFAVMEGREAWEGELEDGCGH
- a CDS encoding single-stranded DNA-binding protein — translated: MNDTIVTVVGNVVDAPRRSNTQNGAVTNFRLASTARRYDAGTEQYVDSGTFWIDVECWNGLSGNVAGSVSKGDPVIVHGALTTHTWESDSGPRSKPRIKAFAVGPNLARGSAVFRRAQPPRIAGSAGTGPASAEGQVDEQFPGPGFDRSTGELYETATSVVDQESEEAEGALVGR